The following are from one region of the Candidatus Neomarinimicrobiota bacterium genome:
- a CDS encoding MmgE/PrpD family protein: NAIGISGGHNFTTGAAAAGQLSMMKNTVDPMAVQSGVIAALMAEKGYTGTRAIFEGKEGLNEIMGPEWDEDALLGGLGDSFKILECSMKAFPTEALTHSHITCALKIVRDHDVQPDDIKEIKVTTIARAVDILFDPEKYNPKNRETADHSLPYTIAAAVVDRKITTDQFSVERINDPQIQAVLPKIIGEASEEFERMFPEKQPSKVVITLTDGSTFKAEVEYPKGDPREPMTQEELDMKFESLTSSLMDNDKREKIKATIWNLESLNNMGDLMKELIVQE, translated from the coding sequence AACGCAATCGGAATATCCGGCGGACATAATTTTACTACCGGCGCGGCAGCTGCGGGTCAGCTGTCAATGATGAAAAACACCGTCGATCCGATGGCTGTCCAGAGCGGAGTAATTGCAGCGCTCATGGCGGAAAAGGGTTATACAGGCACACGTGCGATATTCGAAGGTAAGGAGGGATTGAACGAGATAATGGGACCGGAATGGGATGAGGATGCTCTTCTCGGCGGTCTCGGTGATTCGTTCAAAATCCTCGAATGCTCAATGAAAGCGTTTCCGACCGAAGCGCTGACGCATTCCCATATAACCTGTGCATTGAAAATAGTGAGAGATCATGACGTTCAGCCCGATGATATCAAAGAGATTAAGGTAACTACGATAGCCAGGGCGGTGGATATTCTTTTTGACCCTGAGAAATATAATCCGAAGAATCGTGAAACAGCCGACCACAGCCTTCCGTATACAATCGCGGCGGCGGTGGTGGACCGGAAGATCACCACCGACCAGTTTAGTGTTGAAAGGATAAACGATCCTCAAATACAGGCAGTGTTGCCGAAGATAATTGGAGAAGCAAGTGAGGAGTTCGAAAGGATGTTCCCGGAGAAGCAGCCTTCAAAAGTCGTAATTACCCTTACAGACGGTTCCACTTTTAAAGCTGAAGTTGAGTATCCGAAAGGAGATCCGCGGGAGCCGATGACACAGGAGGAGCTGGATATGAAGTTTGAATCTCTCACGAGTTCTCTAATGGATAACGATAAGAGAGAGAAAATAAAAGCTACTATTTGGAACCTCGAATCGTTAAATAATATGGGCGATTTAATGAAAGAATTAATTGTGCAGGAGTGA